A region from the Benincasa hispida cultivar B227 chromosome 12, ASM972705v1, whole genome shotgun sequence genome encodes:
- the LOC120092598 gene encoding uncharacterized protein LOC120092598 isoform X2: MGFFSFLGRVLFASLFILSAWQMFNEFGTDGGPAAKELLPKLNTFRRNVSARFGFDLPVVDVSHSVAAFLSLKGIGGLLFVFGSPIGAYLLLLYLAISTPILYDFYNYGREKSQFSTLLNDFILHVALAGALLFFIGTKNSISRRQQKKKAHKAKTN; the protein is encoded by the exons ATGGGGTTCTTCTCTTTCCTCGGACGGGTCCTCTTTGCCTCCCTTTTCATCCTCTCCGCCTGGCAAAt GTTCAATGAATTTGGCACTGATGGTGGACCTGCTGCAAAGGAATTGCTTCCAAAGTTGAACACTTTTAGGAGAAACGTCTCTGCTAGATTTGGATTCGACCTACCTGTTGTCGAT GTTTCCCATTCAGTTGCTGCGTTTCTGTCTCTTAAAGGCATTGGAGGCCTTCTCTTTGTATTCGGGAGTCCGATCGGAGCTTATCTTCTG CTTCTCTACTTGGCAATTAGCACCCCAATTCTATATGACTTCTACAACTATGGTCGTGAGAAGTCCCAATTCAGTACACTATTGAATGATTTCATACTG CACGTGGCACTTGCTGGTGCATTGCTCTTCTTTATCGGAACAAAAAACTCCATTTCGAGGAGGcagcagaagaagaaggcacACAAAGCCAAAACAAACTAG
- the LOC120092598 gene encoding uncharacterized protein LOC120092598 isoform X1, protein MCFSKSGVKVRFLRFQKWRGLRHKHSLLFVFNEFGTDGGPAAKELLPKLNTFRRNVSARFGFDLPVVDVSHSVAAFLSLKGIGGLLFVFGSPIGAYLLLLYLAISTPILYDFYNYGREKSQFSTLLNDFILHVALAGALLFFIGTKNSISRRQQKKKAHKAKTN, encoded by the exons ATGTGCTTTTCGAAGTCGGGAGTAAAGGTCAGGTTTCTTCGTTTTCAGAAATGGAGGGGTTTAAGGCATAAACATAGTCTACTTTTTGT GTTCAATGAATTTGGCACTGATGGTGGACCTGCTGCAAAGGAATTGCTTCCAAAGTTGAACACTTTTAGGAGAAACGTCTCTGCTAGATTTGGATTCGACCTACCTGTTGTCGAT GTTTCCCATTCAGTTGCTGCGTTTCTGTCTCTTAAAGGCATTGGAGGCCTTCTCTTTGTATTCGGGAGTCCGATCGGAGCTTATCTTCTG CTTCTCTACTTGGCAATTAGCACCCCAATTCTATATGACTTCTACAACTATGGTCGTGAGAAGTCCCAATTCAGTACACTATTGAATGATTTCATACTG CACGTGGCACTTGCTGGTGCATTGCTCTTCTTTATCGGAACAAAAAACTCCATTTCGAGGAGGcagcagaagaagaaggcacACAAAGCCAAAACAAACTAG